The genome window GGTACCACTACCTCGATGGGTTGGACTACATTAGCAACGAGATGGATGATTGGTTCCTCGGGCGAAACGACTCCTATGTCGGTGTCATTGAAGCCAGTCTAGCGCGATCCTTCATGGACCATCAGGACGACCACACCAACCGAATAAGCGTCTTTGATGATGAGCAGGAGATGGAGGCCGACAGCCACGTTCCGCCACACTTCTACCGTGAGCTTACCCGCAcccaagaaggctgccggCTTCTTAGCGACAAGGGTCACTTTAACGAGTTTGTCACCACGATTCGCGAGCATGGCATGCAATCCGACGACCCAGAAATGATGGTCAAGGTCAAAGGTTGTCTTTGGGCGGTAGGTAACGTCGGATCAATGGAGCTCGGCGCCCCGTTCCTGGAGTCTTGCGATGTTGTGGAGCAGATCATCAACATTGCTCAAAATCACGAAGTCATGAGTCTCCGCGGCACAGCTTTTTTTGTCCTTGGACTCATATCACGTTCCATTCATGGACTGGAGATCTTGTCGGAAAATGGGTGGGACTCCAACACAAACATTTTGGGGCAGTCTCTCGGCTTCTGCGTCCCTACCGAGTTGGACCGGCTGTTTTCTCTCAAGCCTTGGAAGCACATACCGGTTACCAACATTCAACTACCTGATGCCCAAAAGACAGAAAGAGACAAACTGCCATCTGTCCCGTCCCGCCCGAGGTCGCTGAGTCTTATCAAGGCTATCCAAGCAGAGGCAGATGCTCAGGAAGACACGCCAACAGGGTCGGTGCCGGAGGAGATCCAGCGCGTTGAGCTAGATCCGGACCCGGTAAACCAGAGGATTCTGGAGCTGATGATTGACATGGCGAACATGGTGCTGTACCGGAGGGCGAGGGCAGAGTTGATGCACATCAAGCAGCAGACGCAAGTGAGGCATCAGCAAGCTCAGGCACAAACGCAGCCGCAGACACCAACGCGGAACAATCAGAAAAGAGTTCTTGGGAGTGGGGCCTCGTCGTTTTCACAGCCACACTTGTTTAGAAGGGTCATGGGCTTATTGGAGTCCCATCACTACCGCTTGCAGGATAGAGCGATGATTGTAGGGTTATTTGAACGGAGCGTGTTTAGGGCGATAGTATATGGGGATGAAGACAGtcaggaagaggggggaagcAGTGAGAGTGAAAGTGATTCTGACTTTGGAGACGCAAACCAGGCGGGCGTGGGTCAGAGAAGGCAGGGGTTTGTTATGCAGCGGGATCAGCAACACCTACAGCATCAGCAGGAGCGGAATaaagaggaggggagcagtggggaggagagtagtgatgaagaggaggatgagagtgacgacgatgatgctTATAGTGGAAGTGAGGGAGATGAACAGAGGACGGAACGGCTGAGGAGTGTGAGCGATCCCGCGGGAGGCAGCACTACCAGGAGACATGgaacggggagggggagaggtggcaCTCAGGGGGCGTTCTGACAGGGATGGATTTGTAGCATATGAGATGGCCAGATGGGTCGTTTTGGATCTGTCCTGGAACTGCTATATTGTAGATTCTCAGcgtgggggttgctggggtttGATACTTTGAGCGGGCGAGTCTTTACTGTTtcacgttttttttttttttttttttttttttttttttttttttggtttatATCGTGCATATCAAAAGGCGAAGGTGGCCGATGGGAATGGTCGGATCATGGTTACGTCGTTACGTCGACTTGCATATACTTCTGGTCAGAACACAGTGGGATGGCATAAGCGGATTGGCGTTTGTAAAGAAAACATGGTAGCCAGACGAGAGACAATCTGAAGGCTGTGAACATATCATCATGTTTGCGGGTCACAAACAAGTGTTGGCCAATCGTCTTACAAGGTGCTCCCATGTCTATGATGTCTGTCAGAACGGTGATAGGAACAACTTCTATTTGGTGCATCTTTCAGAGTCAAGTAACACAAAGCATACATGCGATGAACCTATCTTCTTTCTTCGGTCAAGTCCCATGCTGCAGACACCGAGTTGCTCGTAGCCATGGACTGCATAATACGTAACGGCGTACTCCATCGACAATTCCATGGCACCCCACCGTTTGTTGCACCCCTCCTTTGACCTcgcccacccccaccacccactcaGTCATCACTTATTATTCGGTAATCACTCATTCAGtctctcaacatcaaccgcAAGAGATTTCTGAAACCCTTTTGATCTTTCAGAGACtcgttttttttgtttttttttttttttttttttttggtttttataaaaaaaaaaaaaaaaacaaaaaaaaacttcCTGTGAAGCCGGTCAAAATTTCCAAAATGCCACCTGGAAGAatcctcgtcatcgccgGGTCTGATTCCTCTGGCGGAGCGTATGTTTTCTCTTACCTATCTACGatcaaccctcaccaccatttttttcttttctactCACAAGGAGACTAACCCCCAAAAATGACCAGCGGCCTGGAAGCAGACCAAAAAGTCATCGCCGCCCACGGCTGCTACGCCATGACGGCCACCACAGCCCTCACAGCCCAGAACACCCTCGGTGTGCACGACATACACCATGTCCCCGCCGAGTTTCTTCGGAAGCAGATTGATGCTGTTGTGACGGACGTCGGGGTGGATGTTGTCAAGACTGGTAAACTCCCTCTCAACGTTCAAACATGTTTTTGAGGGATTGAATTGTACTGACTGTAAAACAAAAGGCATGCTGGCATCAGCTGGGATTATCGAGGCTGTGGCTGAAGTGATTCGGGAATATAAACTCAAGACGGTGGTTGTCGACCCGGTTATGGTTGCCACGACGGGCTCGCCTTTGTTGCCTAATACCTCGCTTTCGCTTCTTAGGGAGAAACTCGTGCCTTTGGCTACGGTTCTCACGCCTAATCTGCCTGAGGCGAGGTTGCTACTTGCTGATGCTGGGTTTGGACACTTGCcggtggagaaggtgagTGATTTGGAGGGGATTGCCAGGACGGTGGGGAGTTTAGGGCCGAAGTGGGTTTTGATCAAGGGGGGGCATTGTCCTTTtaatggggaggggatgattgcggcggaggaggggaagagggagaaggtggtggatgtgctttgggggagggatgagaaggggggggaggtgctgaGACGGGTCGAGACGCCTTACTGGGAGAGTAAGCATACGCACGGGACGGGGTGTTCTTTGGCTTGTGAGTTGTACCCTTTAACGGGTTGAGAGAGTTGGGGTGCTGATGTGATTGACAGCGGCGATTGCGTGTAACTTGGCGAAGAGGATGGATATGCCCCAGGCGGTGGAAGCGGCGTGTCGATATGTTGAGGCTGGGATAAAGACTGCGCCGGGactggggaaggggaatgGG of Podospora pseudopauciseta strain CBS 411.78 chromosome 7 map unlocalized CBS411.78m_7, whole genome shotgun sequence contains these proteins:
- the THI20 gene encoding trifunctional hydroxymethylpyrimidine kinase/phosphomethylpyrimidine kinase/thiaminase (EggNog:ENOG503NYCI; COG:H; COG:K), producing the protein MPPGRILVIAGSDSSGGAGLEADQKVIAAHGCYAMTATTALTAQNTLGVHDIHHVPAEFLRKQIDAVVTDVGVDVVKTGMLASAGIIEAVAEVIREYKLKTVVVDPVMVATTGSPLLPNTSLSLLREKLVPLATVLTPNLPEARLLLADAGFGHLPVEKVSDLEGIARTVGSLGPKWVLIKGGHCPFNGEGMIAAEEGKREKVVDVLWGRDEKGGEVLRRVETPYWESKHTHGTGCSLASAIACNLAKRMDMPQAVEAACRYVEAGIKTAPGLGKGNGPLNHFHSTYTLPFAPGHFIEYLLERPDVAPVWKRYVTHPFVLAMGDGTLPLESFKGYLIQDYLYLTHYARASALAGYKAKKIEDIGAAATIVTHIFHEMELHINYCSGFGISKQDIESCEEKEACTAYTRYVLDIGNSEDWLALQVAMAPCLLGYGDIAKRLFSDPRSKRGGNVYWAWIKNYVEDDYLLALKTGSDLLERHAVLQSPARIDELASIFIHATKMEIAFWEMYSSH